One part of the Pseudemcibacter aquimaris genome encodes these proteins:
- the dnaJ gene encoding molecular chaperone DnaJ, which yields MSKQDYYETLGVDRSADAAGLKSAYRKLAMKYHPDRNPGDAEAEAKFKEVSEAYDILKDDQKRSAYDQYGHAAFENGGMGGGGGGFHGFEASGFSDIFEDLFGMGGGRRRDPNASRRGSDLRYNLTITLEDAFTGKSEKIKIPTSVACDTCDGSGAEDGTKPSACTTCNGIGKVRSQQGFFMVERTCPSCQGQGMTIENPCGDCSGTGKKNKNKTLDVKIPAGVEEGTRIRLSGEGKAGTRGGPSGDLYIFIDIEYHPIFQRDGSTVFCEIPIPMTTAALGGEIEVPTIGGDKTTVKISKGTQTGKRYKISGKGMPVLNRGTYGDMFIETNVETPVNLSKKQKELLRAFAEECGDDVSPEASGFINKAKELWEDLTD from the coding sequence ATGTCTAAACAGGATTATTACGAAACACTTGGTGTCGATCGAAGCGCGGATGCTGCGGGATTAAAATCAGCATACCGAAAACTCGCGATGAAATATCATCCTGACAGAAACCCCGGTGATGCGGAAGCAGAAGCAAAATTCAAAGAAGTCAGCGAAGCATATGACATCCTAAAGGATGATCAAAAACGTTCTGCCTATGATCAATATGGACATGCTGCCTTTGAAAACGGCGGTATGGGCGGCGGCGGTGGCGGTTTCCACGGTTTTGAAGCATCCGGTTTTTCCGATATTTTCGAAGATTTATTCGGAATGGGCGGCGGCAGACGCCGTGATCCTAACGCATCAAGACGTGGATCTGACCTTCGTTACAATTTAACAATCACATTAGAAGATGCGTTCACTGGTAAATCTGAAAAGATTAAAATCCCGACATCCGTTGCTTGTGATACCTGTGACGGTAGCGGTGCAGAAGACGGTACAAAACCAAGCGCATGTACCACATGTAACGGTATCGGCAAGGTCAGGAGCCAGCAAGGTTTCTTTATGGTGGAACGCACATGTCCATCTTGTCAGGGACAAGGCATGACCATCGAAAACCCATGTGGTGACTGTTCCGGCACAGGTAAAAAGAATAAAAATAAAACGCTCGACGTTAAAATCCCTGCTGGTGTTGAAGAAGGTACCCGCATTCGCTTAAGCGGTGAAGGCAAAGCAGGGACACGCGGCGGACCGAGTGGTGATCTATATATTTTCATTGATATTGAATATCACCCGATTTTCCAGCGCGATGGATCAACCGTATTCTGTGAAATTCCAATTCCGATGACAACAGCAGCCCTCGGCGGTGAAATCGAAGTACCGACAATCGGCGGCGATAAAACCACAGTAAAAATTTCAAAAGGCACCCAAACTGGCAAGCGTTATAAAATTTCCGGTAAAGGCATGCCTGTTCTGAACCGTGGCACATATGGTGATATGTTTATCGAAACCAATGTTGAAACACCAGTAAACCTAAGTAAGAAACAAAAAGAACTGTTAAGAGCATTCGCCGAAGAATGCGGTGATGACGTCAGCCCGGAAGCTTCCGGCTTTATCAATAAAGCAAAAGAACTTTGGGAAGACCTTACGGATTAA
- a CDS encoding pyridoxal phosphate-dependent decarboxylase family protein yields MKNPNFENDIKTVTNALNNYLDVCANQKSSVIVQRPMSEILSNLNASDLIKKGNLKDGNLEQFLESYLSNSTKLHHKNYMGHQVSVPHPTGALGSYIDGFTNNAMAIYEMGPAATALEVFMINWMLEHIGWTPAPINEEYDANEYASGVMTHGGSLANLTALVTARSAKFPDIWENGTPANLVVLVPEQSHYSLKRTVGILGIGEKNCIKMPADDDGRVLPEEIPELINDLKSKGKDILAIVGNACGTAAGLYDPLDKIGDICAEHNIWFHVDAAHGAGAIVSEKYRHLVKGIRKADSIIWDAHKMFRTPVLCAALLVKKAIHLDGAFSQEASYLVHDKEQPGVDQMMRAVECTKSGLGLKMFMTIAAMGENGIYDYIESRTDLAIEASEYINSLDDFECPVTPETSILCFRIGNDNQRQLDIRKELLKTGEYYISTTEYKKARWLRCVLINPDTDMGVIKGLIEKVRQINAELG; encoded by the coding sequence ATGAAAAATCCAAATTTCGAAAACGATATTAAAACGGTCACAAACGCACTCAATAATTATCTTGATGTCTGTGCCAATCAAAAATCATCCGTCATTGTACAGCGACCAATGTCCGAAATTTTATCGAACCTAAATGCGTCAGACCTTATTAAAAAAGGAAACCTTAAAGACGGGAACCTGGAACAGTTCCTGGAAAGCTACTTATCAAATTCAACAAAGCTTCATCATAAAAACTATATGGGCCATCAGGTTAGTGTGCCACACCCAACTGGTGCGCTTGGTTCTTATATTGATGGTTTCACCAATAATGCGATGGCGATTTATGAAATGGGTCCTGCCGCCACTGCCCTTGAAGTTTTTATGATCAACTGGATGCTTGAACATATCGGCTGGACACCGGCACCAATTAACGAAGAATATGATGCAAATGAATATGCCAGTGGTGTCATGACCCATGGTGGTTCACTTGCGAACCTCACCGCCCTCGTAACCGCACGCAGCGCCAAGTTTCCTGATATTTGGGAAAATGGAACGCCAGCTAATCTAGTGGTGTTGGTGCCGGAACAATCCCATTATTCCTTAAAACGCACTGTTGGCATTCTTGGCATCGGGGAAAAGAACTGCATCAAAATGCCTGCGGATGATGATGGTCGCGTTTTACCGGAAGAAATTCCTGAATTAATCAATGACTTAAAATCAAAAGGGAAAGATATTCTGGCAATTGTCGGCAATGCATGCGGCACTGCGGCGGGACTTTATGATCCACTTGATAAAATCGGTGATATTTGCGCAGAACATAATATCTGGTTCCATGTGGATGCTGCCCACGGTGCAGGTGCTATCGTCAGTGAAAAATATCGCCATTTGGTAAAGGGTATCCGTAAAGCAGACAGTATCATTTGGGATGCCCATAAAATGTTCAGAACGCCAGTATTATGTGCGGCGTTACTTGTTAAAAAAGCAATCCACCTTGATGGTGCCTTTTCACAGGAAGCAAGCTATCTGGTGCATGATAAGGAACAACCCGGTGTTGATCAAATGATGCGCGCCGTTGAATGCACCAAATCCGGGCTTGGATTAAAAATGTTCATGACGATCGCGGCAATGGGTGAAAACGGTATTTATGATTATATCGAAAGCCGTACCGACCTTGCAATCGAAGCATCGGAATATATAAATTCATTGGATGATTTTGAATGCCCGGTCACACCGGAAACAAGCATATTGTGCTTCAGAATTGGGAATGATAACCAAAGACAATTGGACATTCGAAAAGAGCTTTTAAAAACGGGTGAATATTATATTTCCACGACAGAATATAAAAAGGCACGTTGGCTTCGATGTGTGCTGATTAATCCTGACACCGACATGGGGGTAATCAAGGGATTAATTGAAAAAGTAAGACAGATTAACGCAGAATTAGGATAA
- a CDS encoding MarR family winged helix-turn-helix transcriptional regulator, giving the protein MGEDRIDNEACNKTRLMNRMIGNSSRLTQELNKRMKQEFSLSLAKYDVLMAIERAEDGEITMSNLSRELLVSNANMTGMTSRLQADGLVEKKTMPSDRRIYSVALTEEGRTRLEQAIEKHGIWIRELMDCIDSDEVNFMNSFLDKMDKQTDSFSEND; this is encoded by the coding sequence ATGGGTGAAGATAGAATTGATAATGAGGCTTGCAATAAAACAAGGCTTATGAATCGAATGATTGGCAACAGCAGCCGATTAACACAAGAACTTAACAAGCGTATGAAACAAGAATTTTCGCTTTCTTTGGCGAAATATGATGTTCTTATGGCAATTGAACGTGCGGAGGATGGTGAGATTACCATGAGCAATCTGTCGCGTGAACTTTTGGTTTCAAACGCCAATATGACGGGCATGACTTCGAGATTACAAGCCGACGGCTTGGTCGAAAAGAAAACAATGCCGTCAGACAGGCGTATTTATAGTGTCGCTTTAACAGAAGAGGGACGCACGCGCCTTGAACAGGCAATTGAAAAACATGGTATCTGGATTAGAGAGCTGATGGATTGCATCGACAGTGATGAAGTTAATTTTATGAATAGCTTTCTTGATAAAATGGATAAGCAGACAGATAGTTTTTCAGAAAATGATTAA
- a CDS encoding M56 family metallopeptidase yields MNMINFPLLELAGNNIWQSLIILGVVLVVFKMISKSSAEERSWSLSATLFVLAILPFAAFLPGEGLKMIKEPAPANYSAYEYSVINTVDSDSSFIPRTPVPEKKTLKELPLEKVELPTIGKDELVIAALALWFVGSLIALIKLGGAALNASRIKSSAYPYVLDDSLSKNWPDDIEVAVSDDVTSPIVIGFVKPLIILPSRFVNSMTADQLKPLLYHELAHIKRFDNCFYLIERVILALYWWNPVMHYLAARLAEERELACDDRAALECGDQVEFAKSLLTGAKHLIGHNKSVLGLAALRRESVLSKRVKRMTEGMTLKGVDMTRLAKNVIAICFTIAIIGLITPRFNESFAQDSDYSDRIEALLKIESGDGFTVGLDELPDEAMPEFTAEFMAKDDLSREQLKRLAIRIHNIEDEDLQSDALNHILAADDDELDLETRKLVIASVLGRARVQEIRESIKEGIRNIPSNIEIEAIREDIRQAIKDLPTEEMILEIQTDIAEEIKNLPTERIIAEAHAEVEKALADLPKTLEGEIDMDAIIAEVETELRNIEIDIDVDEIRAEIEMSLEELPTQEEIEEMKKDLEESLSEVLTEEEAEEMRRELEKELERFPTGDETE; encoded by the coding sequence ATGAATATGATAAATTTCCCTCTTCTAGAGCTAGCAGGTAATAATATTTGGCAAAGCCTTATCATTCTTGGGGTTGTTCTGGTCGTTTTTAAAATGATCAGTAAATCAAGTGCAGAAGAAAGATCTTGGAGCTTAAGCGCGACATTATTCGTACTTGCGATATTGCCGTTTGCAGCATTCCTACCTGGTGAAGGTCTAAAAATGATCAAGGAACCGGCACCCGCGAATTATTCTGCATATGAATATTCGGTCATTAATACTGTAGATTCAGATAGTAGTTTTATTCCCAGAACACCGGTGCCAGAGAAAAAGACATTAAAAGAACTACCACTTGAAAAGGTAGAATTACCGACAATTGGGAAAGATGAACTTGTTATCGCTGCGCTTGCATTGTGGTTTGTTGGTTCTTTAATCGCCCTCATTAAATTGGGTGGTGCTGCGCTTAATGCATCGCGTATTAAATCAAGTGCTTATCCATATGTTCTTGATGATAGTCTTTCTAAAAACTGGCCGGATGATATTGAGGTGGCCGTCAGCGATGATGTGACAAGTCCAATTGTAATCGGTTTTGTAAAACCGCTTATTATTTTACCAAGCCGTTTTGTGAATTCTATGACGGCGGATCAGTTAAAACCACTGCTTTATCATGAACTTGCGCACATTAAGCGCTTTGATAATTGTTTCTATCTGATTGAACGTGTCATTCTGGCCTTATATTGGTGGAACCCTGTGATGCATTATCTTGCAGCAAGACTTGCGGAAGAGCGCGAACTTGCTTGTGATGATCGCGCGGCCCTTGAATGTGGTGATCAGGTTGAATTTGCAAAATCCTTGCTTACTGGTGCAAAGCATTTGATTGGTCATAATAAAAGCGTACTTGGTCTTGCTGCACTTCGTCGGGAAAGCGTGCTTAGCAAAAGAGTAAAACGCATGACCGAGGGCATGACATTGAAAGGCGTTGATATGACGCGACTTGCAAAGAATGTAATCGCCATTTGTTTTACCATCGCTATTATTGGATTAATCACACCAAGGTTTAATGAAAGTTTTGCGCAAGATAGTGATTATAGCGACCGCATTGAAGCTTTATTAAAAATTGAAAGTGGTGATGGTTTTACGGTTGGTCTTGATGAACTGCCGGATGAAGCAATGCCGGAATTCACAGCTGAATTTATGGCAAAGGATGATCTATCACGTGAGCAATTGAAACGCCTTGCGATTAGAATTCATAATATTGAAGATGAAGATCTTCAAAGTGATGCCCTAAATCATATTTTGGCAGCTGATGATGATGAGCTAGATCTTGAAACACGTAAACTTGTTATCGCTTCTGTATTAGGCAGAGCTCGTGTGCAGGAAATTCGTGAAAGTATTAAAGAAGGTATTCGTAATATTCCTTCTAATATTGAAATTGAAGCTATTCGCGAAGATATAAGACAAGCGATTAAAGATCTGCCTACGGAAGAGATGATCCTTGAAATTCAAACGGATATTGCAGAAGAAATAAAGAACTTGCCGACAGAAAGGATCATTGCCGAGGCCCACGCAGAGGTGGAAAAAGCATTGGCAGATTTACCAAAAACGCTTGAAGGTGAAATTGATATGGATGCAATTATCGCTGAAGTGGAAACTGAATTAAGAAACATCGAAATAGATATTGATGTTGATGAAATTCGCGCTGAAATTGAAATGAGCCTGGAAGAACTTCCGACACAAGAAGAGATCGAAGAAATGAAAAAAGATCTTGAAGAAAGCCTTTCCGAAGTGTTGACGGAAGAAGAGGCAGAAGAAATGCGTAGAGAGCTTGAAAAAGAGCTAGAGCGTTTCCCAACAGGCGACGAAACCGAATAA
- a CDS encoding complex I NDUFA9 subunit family protein, with the protein MSGELVTIFGGSGFIGRVLVQHLAKAGYRVRVAVRRPNSALDVKTFGDLGQVHLSQANVRNKASVEAAIKGADHVINLVGLLSESGAQTFNKIHEKGAGIIAEVAAAENVQSLIHMSAIGADAESESKYGRSKAAGEKLVKENFPNATIIRPSVVFGADDNFFNKFAAMAKLFRILPVICGETKFQPVYVADVADAIIAALGNEDAAGKTYEIGGPKEYTFRELLELVNEVTDQNVPLITIPLKMAYFQAFFLGMLPNPMVTIDQLRLMENDNVPADGALTISDLGVEPIPAEAVIPNYLVHHRPMGQFKTVS; encoded by the coding sequence ATGAGCGGTGAATTGGTAACAATTTTTGGTGGCTCTGGATTTATCGGCAGAGTGCTCGTCCAGCATCTTGCAAAAGCGGGATACCGCGTTCGTGTTGCAGTGCGTCGTCCGAATAGCGCACTTGATGTAAAAACATTCGGTGATCTTGGCCAAGTTCATCTTTCACAAGCAAATGTCAGAAACAAAGCATCCGTTGAAGCAGCGATTAAAGGGGCGGATCATGTGATTAACCTTGTGGGGTTATTATCAGAAAGCGGTGCGCAGACATTTAATAAAATCCATGAAAAAGGTGCCGGCATTATTGCAGAGGTGGCCGCAGCAGAAAATGTTCAGTCTCTTATCCATATGTCAGCGATTGGTGCAGATGCAGAATCAGAATCAAAATATGGTCGTTCGAAAGCAGCTGGTGAAAAACTGGTAAAAGAAAATTTCCCTAATGCAACAATCATTCGCCCAAGTGTTGTTTTTGGCGCGGATGACAATTTCTTTAATAAATTTGCCGCAATGGCGAAATTGTTCCGTATTCTTCCTGTGATTTGTGGTGAAACAAAATTCCAGCCTGTTTATGTGGCTGATGTTGCTGACGCCATCATTGCGGCTTTAGGAAACGAGGACGCGGCAGGCAAAACATATGAAATTGGTGGGCCTAAAGAATACACATTCCGTGAACTGCTTGAGCTCGTCAATGAAGTGACAGACCAGAATGTTCCGCTTATTACCATTCCATTAAAGATGGCATATTTCCAAGCGTTCTTCCTTGGTATGTTGCCAAATCCAATGGTGACAATTGATCAATTGCGCTTGATGGAAAATGACAATGTGCCGGCGGATGGTGCATTAACCATTTCGGATTTGGGTGTTGAACCAATCCCGGCAGAGGCGGTCATACCAAATTATCTGGTGCATCACCGTCCAATGGGACAGTTTAAAACGGTATCATAA
- a CDS encoding pyridoxal phosphate-dependent decarboxylase family protein, with product MANKFIDDGTLVLNELSDYLDTSADENTTVIDQVPMKDIINDLSLLDLLENGGLEGERLQKFTHDYLNLTTKLHHPQCLAHQISAPHSNGAYAAMIDGLTNNETSIYEMGPATTTIEYIMINWMLEKIGWTPSPLPGSVEAETMTEYAGGVMTHGGSLANLTAMLAARSAKFPNLWRDGTPGNMVILVPEQSHYSLKRTAGIMGLGERNCIALPADQDGRVLPSEIPAMLETLKDENKQVLAIVGNACGTAAGLYDPLKEMGEICQKHDIWFHVDAAHGAGAIICDELRYLVEGIELADSVIWDAHKMFRTPALCATILVKDHRHINSAFSQDASYMFHEKDQPGVDLALRTLECTKSALGVKMFMTVAAMGEQKLADYISGRTKLTQDAAEYINSLNDFECGVTPETNIICFRIDGDDQRQLDIRKKLLNKGDFYITTTKYKNRWWLRRVFISTASELRHFKKLIDEIREINKSL from the coding sequence ATGGCGAATAAATTTATTGATGACGGCACGTTAGTATTAAATGAGCTGTCAGATTATTTGGACACGTCCGCAGACGAAAATACAACCGTTATCGATCAGGTTCCGATGAAAGATATCATTAATGATCTTTCATTATTGGATTTACTTGAAAATGGCGGGCTCGAGGGGGAAAGATTACAAAAATTCACCCATGACTATTTAAATCTAACAACAAAGCTTCATCATCCACAGTGCCTCGCGCATCAAATCAGCGCACCGCATAGTAACGGTGCCTATGCGGCGATGATTGATGGCTTAACCAACAATGAAACATCCATATATGAAATGGGGCCAGCAACAACGACCATCGAATATATAATGATCAATTGGATGCTTGAAAAAATCGGATGGACGCCATCACCGCTACCCGGATCGGTAGAGGCAGAAACAATGACAGAATATGCGGGCGGGGTGATGACCCACGGTGGGTCACTTGCCAACTTAACGGCCATGCTTGCCGCAAGAAGTGCAAAATTCCCGAACCTTTGGCGTGATGGTACACCGGGCAATATGGTCATTCTTGTGCCTGAACAGTCCCATTATTCACTTAAACGAACTGCGGGTATTATGGGGCTTGGTGAAAGAAATTGCATCGCACTGCCTGCTGATCAAGATGGTCGGGTACTTCCATCAGAAATCCCGGCAATGTTAGAAACTTTAAAAGACGAAAACAAACAGGTTTTAGCAATCGTCGGAAATGCTTGCGGCACAGCTGCCGGTCTTTATGACCCGCTTAAGGAAATGGGTGAAATATGTCAAAAGCACGACATCTGGTTCCATGTGGACGCGGCCCACGGTGCAGGCGCGATTATTTGTGATGAATTAAGATATCTTGTTGAAGGTATTGAGCTGGCCGACAGCGTGATTTGGGATGCGCATAAGATGTTCAGAACCCCTGCCTTATGCGCAACGATACTGGTGAAAGATCACCGCCATATTAATAGCGCCTTTAGCCAGGACGCCAGTTACATGTTCCATGAAAAAGACCAGCCCGGCGTTGATCTTGCCTTAAGAACCCTAGAATGCACCAAATCGGCCCTTGGTGTAAAAATGTTTATGACTGTAGCCGCCATGGGTGAACAAAAATTAGCGGATTATATTTCCGGCAGAACAAAGCTCACCCAAGATGCCGCAGAATACATAAATTCACTGAATGATTTTGAATGCGGCGTAACACCGGAAACAAACATTATCTGTTTCAGAATTGATGGCGACGACCAACGACAGCTGGACATCAGAAAGAAACTTTTAAACAAGGGCGATTTTTACATCACCACGACGAAGTATAAAAACCGCTGGTGGTTAAGACGCGTCTTCATCAGCACCGCATCTGAACTTAGACATTTCAAAAAATTGATAGATGAAATTCGGGAAATTAATAAATCCCTTTAA
- a CDS encoding BlaI/MecI/CopY family transcriptional regulator, with protein sequence MARKTSNTLTDAESRIMDVLWQQKEASVRDVMDGISGETNQAYNTIQTILGILKEKGFVDTRKEGRAFLYRPLISRGEARNQALKQLIGNAFGGSTAALAQHLFKDSDIHEGEISALEQVLEKAIQEKE encoded by the coding sequence ATGGCGCGTAAAACATCGAATACTTTAACGGATGCGGAAAGTCGCATTATGGACGTCCTCTGGCAACAGAAAGAGGCAAGCGTACGTGATGTGATGGATGGCATTTCCGGCGAAACCAATCAAGCCTATAATACGATCCAAACCATACTCGGGATTTTAAAAGAAAAAGGGTTCGTGGACACAAGGAAAGAAGGTAGGGCCTTTCTTTATCGTCCATTAATCAGCAGAGGCGAGGCGAGAAATCAAGCCTTGAAACAGTTGATTGGAAATGCGTTTGGTGGTTCAACGGCCGCACTCGCACAACATTTATTTAAAGACAGTGATATTCACGAAGGGGAAATATCCGCACTCGAACAGGTCCTTGAAAAGGCCATTCAGGAAAAGGAATAA
- a CDS encoding protein-disulfide reductase DsbD family protein yields MIRSFLRILFFGLVALTAMLGVSNATSVRTDLANLELTADKTSISPGSEFTVIIEMTPDEGWHGYWENPGDAGLKLEMDWKLPDGVEIGDFQFTTPHLIPFEEIVSYGYEGTVTIIADGKLSEDFNQDQLILSGNAFWLICSDALCVPQDAPISHTIDIGDDVTDNARVATVETVKADMPVHIDWPSSFHTDGENFTVKSILPDEIAVIESAYLFPFSDGMMENVYRQNLSFINGEIIGRFNNAFRYEDNDTFEFVLTFKTGEGVDHAYFLSASKSMAPIAPVFEMESSEAAPTLPSLDFGTALLFAFLGGVILNLMPCVFPILSLKAMSVVELSKKDPTEVRISGLLYTGGVVLSFGLLGVIVSLFSLGWGFHMQMPLVNFSLGLLMVLIGLNLLGVFEIGSSLMGVGQNLVASNNSRKSTFFTGVLAVVVATPCTAPFMAGALGYAFLSGGVTGIIIFLALGFGLAFPYLLLCFVPAFRRALPRPGAWMENLRKILGIPMFATALWLFWILGNQLGVNAMTIAIAAGLLLSLSIWALNKNETLWKAVSIISAIGVLFTGYYLSNLDTQKSVIEADESGLQAIAFSSNELNAMLDRGEPVFVYFTADWCVTCKLNERVALSQDNVHQAFAEKDITVMVGDWTNQNPDITRTLQRYGRIGVPLYLYFPVGRTMDNPDILPQILTPDIVIDAL; encoded by the coding sequence ATGATCCGCTCCTTTTTAAGAATACTGTTTTTTGGTCTTGTCGCCTTAACGGCGATGCTTGGTGTTTCAAATGCAACTTCTGTCAGAACGGATCTGGCAAATCTTGAATTAACGGCGGATAAAACAAGCATTTCACCCGGATCAGAATTTACCGTTATCATTGAAATGACGCCAGACGAGGGGTGGCATGGTTACTGGGAAAACCCGGGTGATGCGGGTTTGAAGCTGGAAATGGATTGGAAATTACCGGATGGCGTTGAAATTGGGGATTTCCAATTCACCACACCTCATCTTATTCCATTTGAAGAGATCGTATCATATGGTTACGAAGGCACAGTCACCATTATTGCGGATGGCAAGCTTTCCGAAGACTTTAATCAGGATCAATTAATCTTAAGCGGCAATGCATTCTGGCTTATTTGTTCAGATGCGTTATGTGTGCCGCAGGATGCACCAATTAGCCATACAATTGATATTGGTGACGATGTAACGGATAACGCCCGCGTCGCGACCGTAGAGACCGTAAAAGCTGATATGCCGGTTCATATTGACTGGCCAAGTAGTTTTCACACAGACGGTGAAAATTTCACCGTTAAAAGCATTCTTCCTGATGAAATAGCCGTCATTGAAAGCGCATATTTATTCCCCTTTTCAGATGGAATGATGGAAAATGTTTATAGACAAAACCTGTCATTCATTAATGGGGAAATCATCGGCCGTTTTAATAACGCCTTCAGATACGAAGATAATGATACATTCGAATTTGTACTGACCTTTAAAACCGGGGAAGGCGTGGATCACGCATATTTCCTATCGGCTTCGAAATCGATGGCACCTATTGCACCAGTTTTTGAAATGGAAAGCAGCGAAGCAGCACCCACATTACCATCACTTGATTTTGGTACGGCACTGTTATTTGCGTTTCTTGGTGGTGTGATCTTGAATTTGATGCCATGCGTGTTCCCGATTTTAAGCCTTAAAGCGATGAGTGTTGTTGAGCTTTCCAAAAAAGATCCGACAGAAGTTCGCATAAGTGGTCTGCTTTATACAGGTGGGGTAGTTTTAAGTTTCGGCCTTCTTGGTGTCATCGTAAGCCTGTTTTCGCTTGGTTGGGGTTTTCACATGCAAATGCCACTTGTGAATTTCTCGCTTGGTTTATTGATGGTGCTTATTGGGCTTAATCTGCTCGGCGTTTTTGAAATTGGCAGCAGCCTGATGGGGGTTGGTCAAAATCTGGTTGCATCAAATAACAGCCGCAAATCAACCTTCTTCACGGGCGTTCTTGCAGTGGTGGTTGCAACGCCATGTACTGCGCCATTTATGGCGGGTGCGCTTGGGTATGCATTTTTATCGGGCGGTGTAACTGGAATTATCATTTTCCTTGCGCTGGGGTTTGGTCTTGCGTTTCCATATTTATTGCTTTGTTTTGTTCCTGCGTTCAGGCGAGCTTTACCGCGTCCGGGTGCATGGATGGAAAATTTACGTAAAATACTTGGTATTCCAATGTTTGCCACGGCGTTATGGCTGTTCTGGATTTTGGGGAATCAATTGGGCGTTAATGCCATGACAATTGCAATTGCCGCTGGATTATTATTATCGTTATCAATTTGGGCGCTTAATAAGAACGAAACATTATGGAAAGCGGTATCAATAATCAGCGCCATCGGTGTATTATTTACGGGGTATTATCTATCGAACCTCGATACTCAGAAATCAGTCATCGAAGCGGACGAAAGCGGATTACAAGCGATTGCGTTTAGTTCAAATGAATTGAATGCCATGCTTGATCGTGGAGAGCCCGTATTCGTGTATTTTACGGCAGATTGGTGCGTGACGTGTAAATTAAATGAACGTGTGGCCCTTTCGCAGGATAATGTGCATCAGGCATTTGCCGAAAAAGACATCACGGTCATGGTTGGTGACTGGACCAATCAAAACCCGGATATCACACGCACGCTGCAGCGTTATGGCCGCATTGGTGTGCCGCTTTACCTATATTTCCCAGTGGGACGCACAATGGATAACCCTGATATCCTGCCGCAAATTTTAACGCCGGATATTGTTATCGATGCCCTTTAA